In a genomic window of Occallatibacter riparius:
- a CDS encoding alpha/beta fold hydrolase, with product MRDLSLVLIAALVVTLKAAAQMDSAPHKIQFVTVENGVQLEVLDWGGTGRPLIFLAGNGDTAHVFDSFAANFIGDNHVYGITRRGFGASSKPTPANGNYTADSLGNDVLAVMQALHIERPVLVGHSMAGEELSSIGSRFPNKVAGLIYLDAATGFAFYDPAHPLLPVEINDIKHRIDEIEAGGVDEPKKLLELETAVSKFEEVLHRSNAEIANMPPLPPRSPVAAALNFGMQKFTSIPVPALAVYACPHDWGRFPEDGAGRKATLVADDKARCTQWADSFAHGVPSAHVVRIPNADHYVYRSNEAEVIDEMRKFLSTLP from the coding sequence ATGAGAGACCTAAGCCTTGTCTTGATTGCAGCCCTCGTCGTTACCTTAAAGGCAGCTGCGCAGATGGATTCCGCACCGCACAAGATTCAATTCGTGACCGTCGAAAATGGGGTTCAGCTTGAGGTGCTCGATTGGGGTGGAACCGGAAGACCACTGATCTTCTTGGCAGGGAACGGAGACACTGCTCACGTATTCGATAGTTTTGCTGCGAATTTTATCGGCGACAATCACGTCTACGGCATAACGCGCAGGGGCTTTGGCGCGTCGAGCAAGCCGACGCCGGCCAACGGAAACTACACAGCGGATAGTCTGGGGAACGATGTCCTCGCGGTTATGCAAGCACTTCACATCGAGCGTCCCGTGCTGGTTGGGCATTCCATGGCTGGAGAGGAGCTCAGCTCAATCGGCAGCCGCTTCCCTAACAAAGTTGCCGGGCTCATTTATCTGGATGCCGCGACAGGTTTTGCTTTCTACGATCCCGCACACCCTCTGTTACCCGTCGAGATTAACGATATCAAGCACCGCATCGATGAAATCGAAGCAGGCGGGGTAGATGAACCGAAGAAACTGCTGGAACTTGAAACGGCTGTCTCGAAGTTCGAGGAGGTGCTCCATCGGAGCAACGCAGAAATTGCGAATATGCCGCCTCTTCCACCGCGCTCTCCGGTTGCCGCGGCGCTCAACTTCGGAATGCAGAAATTCACCAGTATTCCTGTCCCCGCCCTAGCTGTCTACGCCTGCCCTCACGACTGGGGTCGTTTCCCTGAGGATGGGGCAGGGAGAAAAGCCACGCTGGTCGCGGACGATAAAGCCCGCTGCACACAATGGGCAGATAGCTTTGCTCATGGAGTCCCATCAGCCCACGTCGTTCGCATTCCAAATGCCGACCATTACGTCTACCGTTCCAATGAAGCGGAAGTGATCGACGAGATGCGTAAGTTTCTTAGCACGCTCCCGTAG
- a CDS encoding BlaI/MecI/CopY family transcriptional regulator, which translates to MNRSTPDLPDLSELERDALQIIWRLGLATADQVRENLERPLKDSTVRTVLRRLEEKGYLAHTVDDRRTFIYRPVESRQHVAGRAAKRIVDWFCEGSVETLLVGMVDSKVLDRSELQRLADYIAAAQKAASSEKEGQ; encoded by the coding sequence ATGAATCGTAGCACCCCGGATCTACCCGACCTCAGCGAACTCGAACGCGACGCCCTCCAGATCATCTGGCGTCTCGGCCTTGCCACCGCCGACCAGGTGAGAGAAAATCTCGAACGGCCACTGAAAGATTCCACGGTACGTACCGTACTCCGCCGCCTCGAAGAAAAGGGCTACCTGGCGCACACTGTGGACGATCGTCGTACGTTCATCTACCGTCCGGTCGAATCGCGTCAGCACGTCGCCGGCCGCGCCGCCAAACGCATCGTGGATTGGTTTTGCGAGGGCTCGGTCGAAACCCTGCTGGTCGGCATGGTCGATTCCAAAGTTCTCGATCGCTCCGAGCTCCAGCGCCTGGCCGACTACATCGCCGCTGCACAGAAGGCAGCTTCATCCGAAAAGGAGGGTCAATGA
- a CDS encoding SRPBCC family protein: MTSSAVNETERMVVIRVFDAPRELVWKAWTDPKYVMQWWGPKGWTSPACEIDFRVGGKYLCCMRSPDGYEGWTAGEYREIVPHEKIVSTMYFADSKGNRINPEELGVEHDGVEDVPDVILFEDIGNGQTRLTFIGNETMRNAIESGQLEGWKEMLDKIAAVVEELTQAK; this comes from the coding sequence ATGACAAGCAGCGCGGTGAATGAGACAGAGCGGATGGTGGTGATCAGAGTTTTTGATGCTCCACGCGAATTGGTTTGGAAGGCGTGGACGGATCCGAAGTATGTGATGCAGTGGTGGGGGCCGAAGGGGTGGACGTCCCCTGCTTGTGAGATAGATTTTCGCGTGGGAGGGAAGTATCTCTGCTGCATGAGAAGCCCGGATGGGTATGAGGGCTGGACTGCGGGGGAATACCGCGAGATTGTTCCGCACGAGAAGATCGTTTCGACGATGTACTTTGCCGATTCGAAGGGAAACAGGATTAACCCTGAGGAGTTGGGCGTCGAACACGACGGAGTGGAGGACGTGCCCGACGTGATTCTGTTTGAGGACATTGGAAACGGCCAGACGAGACTCACGTTCATTGGGAACGAGACCATGCGGAACGCAATCGAGAGCGGCCAGCTCGAGGGTTGGAAGGAGATGCTCGACAAGATTGCTGCTGTGGTTGAGGAATTGACGCAGGCGAAATAA
- a CDS encoding non-lysosomal glucosylceramidase produces MPSKKRPTRREFLLASSAATIAAATPAIAPAQPAAEPHASSPYSPEDLHRTGPQRTFTGDKITQIALPIGGIGAGCICMNGYGGLQDFSIRTRPESTALPEGFTSDSPEAAFAILHIKGSPPITKLVEGPFPPFKIFDQGLQGQGLRRAGFEGFPRFSKSSFQGEYPFGVAKLSDASIPLEVTVTGWNPFIPLDDKNSGLPCVLLEYSLHNTSSRPVEYEFSYHLSHLAPGCQPDQASTINAVLPGKGAFLTNREPANAEGYGSAVLMSIGESPKIKAMWLRSPGWEFDSLSALWREVSTGAFTTNDGSNPVDHAGRNGASILLPGSLAPGASRTHTVLIAWHFPNSYLTEGLNPPLSGIEGRPGCRTMKDGAPPPWHPWYAGQWKDAREVALYVEQNYPDLRRRTVAFKEALFSSTLPHYALDAISANLAILKSPTILRQQNGNIWGWEGCFPDSGCCHGSCTHVWNYAQALPHLYPQLERTLRDLELVRSMDDRGHVTFRGAIPDGPVDHGFHAASDGQFGGIMKLYRDWQIGGDTAWLKRLYPLAKRSLDYGIRTWDPDRQGALFEPHHNTFDIEFWGPEPMCSTIYLGALSAMARMAEAVGEPADAKSYAELAQRSASYIDTHLFNGDYYEQHVQYEGLRDTSFAKSIAEVNEHSSEMQQLLKREGPKYQYGSGCLSDSVIGAWMARIYGIETPLAQQNVRSALHSIFKNNFRTDLSAHANAQRPGYAMGHEPGLLICSWPRGGKPTLPFVYSDEVWTGNEYQVASHLIAEGFTDEGLTIVQAARSRYDGKTRNPWNEYECGNWYARAMSSYALLPALSGFRYSAVDRTLHFGPRLNARPFTTFFSTASAYGTITLTATEISVRVIEGQLVIEKLILTRDNTAHPMDWKATIDPTHPTIKRL; encoded by the coding sequence ATGCCCTCCAAAAAGCGCCCCACCCGCCGCGAATTCCTCCTTGCCAGTTCCGCCGCCACTATCGCCGCCGCCACACCCGCGATCGCTCCGGCCCAGCCCGCCGCCGAACCCCACGCCTCCTCCCCGTACTCGCCCGAAGACCTCCACCGCACCGGCCCCCAGCGCACATTCACCGGCGACAAGATCACCCAGATCGCCCTCCCCATCGGCGGCATTGGCGCAGGATGCATCTGCATGAACGGTTACGGCGGCCTCCAGGATTTCTCCATCCGCACCCGCCCCGAAAGCACCGCACTCCCCGAGGGCTTCACCTCCGACTCCCCCGAAGCCGCGTTCGCCATCCTCCACATCAAAGGCTCGCCGCCGATCACAAAGCTCGTCGAAGGCCCCTTCCCCCCCTTCAAAATCTTCGACCAGGGCCTCCAGGGCCAGGGCCTCCGCCGCGCCGGATTCGAAGGCTTCCCTCGTTTCTCCAAATCCTCCTTCCAGGGCGAATACCCCTTCGGTGTCGCCAAACTCTCCGACGCATCCATCCCCCTCGAGGTCACCGTCACCGGCTGGAACCCCTTCATCCCCCTCGATGACAAAAACTCCGGCCTCCCCTGCGTCCTCCTCGAATACTCCCTCCACAACACCTCATCGCGCCCCGTCGAATACGAGTTCTCCTACCACCTTTCCCATCTCGCTCCCGGCTGCCAGCCCGACCAGGCCTCCACCATCAATGCCGTCCTCCCCGGCAAAGGCGCATTCCTCACCAACCGCGAACCCGCCAATGCCGAGGGATACGGCAGCGCCGTCCTCATGTCCATCGGCGAGTCCCCCAAAATCAAGGCAATGTGGCTGCGCAGCCCGGGTTGGGAGTTCGACTCCCTCTCCGCACTCTGGCGCGAAGTCTCTACCGGCGCATTCACCACCAACGACGGCTCCAACCCCGTCGACCACGCCGGCCGCAACGGCGCCTCCATCCTGCTCCCCGGCTCCCTCGCCCCCGGCGCCTCCCGCACCCACACCGTCCTCATCGCCTGGCACTTCCCCAACAGCTACCTGACGGAAGGCCTCAACCCGCCGCTCTCCGGCATCGAAGGCCGCCCCGGCTGCCGCACCATGAAAGACGGTGCCCCACCCCCCTGGCATCCCTGGTACGCAGGCCAGTGGAAAGACGCCCGTGAAGTCGCCCTCTACGTCGAGCAGAACTACCCCGACCTCCGCCGCCGCACCGTCGCCTTCAAAGAAGCCCTCTTCTCCTCCACGCTTCCCCATTACGCGCTCGACGCCATCTCCGCCAACCTGGCCATCCTCAAATCCCCCACCATCCTCCGCCAGCAGAACGGAAACATCTGGGGCTGGGAGGGCTGCTTCCCTGACAGCGGCTGCTGCCACGGCTCCTGCACCCACGTCTGGAACTATGCCCAGGCCCTCCCCCACCTCTACCCCCAGCTCGAGCGCACCCTCCGCGACCTCGAGCTGGTCCGCTCCATGGACGACCGGGGTCACGTCACCTTCCGCGGAGCCATCCCCGACGGCCCCGTTGACCATGGCTTTCATGCCGCTTCGGACGGCCAGTTCGGCGGCATCATGAAGCTCTACCGCGACTGGCAGATCGGGGGCGACACCGCCTGGCTCAAGCGTCTCTACCCCCTCGCCAAACGCAGCCTCGACTACGGCATCCGCACTTGGGACCCCGATCGTCAGGGCGCGCTCTTCGAGCCCCACCACAACACCTTCGACATCGAGTTCTGGGGCCCCGAGCCCATGTGCTCCACCATCTACCTCGGCGCGCTCTCCGCCATGGCCCGCATGGCCGAGGCCGTCGGCGAACCTGCAGACGCAAAGTCCTACGCCGAACTCGCTCAGCGCTCCGCCTCCTATATTGATACGCACCTGTTCAACGGCGACTACTACGAGCAGCACGTCCAGTACGAAGGCCTGCGCGACACCTCCTTCGCGAAATCCATCGCTGAGGTCAACGAGCACAGCAGCGAAATGCAACAGCTCCTCAAACGCGAAGGACCGAAATATCAGTACGGCAGCGGCTGCTTGTCTGACAGCGTCATCGGCGCCTGGATGGCCCGCATTTACGGCATCGAAACCCCTCTGGCCCAGCAGAACGTCCGCTCCGCTCTGCACTCCATCTTCAAGAACAACTTCAGAACCGACCTCAGCGCGCACGCCAACGCCCAGCGCCCCGGCTACGCCATGGGACACGAGCCCGGCCTGCTCATCTGCAGTTGGCCGCGCGGCGGCAAGCCCACCCTCCCCTTCGTCTATTCCGACGAGGTCTGGACCGGCAACGAGTACCAGGTCGCCTCCCACCTCATCGCCGAAGGCTTCACCGACGAAGGCCTCACCATTGTCCAGGCCGCCCGCAGCCGCTACGACGGCAAAACCCGCAACCCCTGGAACGAGTACGAGTGCGGCAATTGGTACGCCCGCGCCATGTCCAGCTACGCCCTGCTCCCCGCCCTCTCTGGCTTCCGCTACTCCGCCGTCGACCGCACTCTCCACTTCGGCCCCAGGCTGAACGCCCGCCCCTTCACCACCTTCTTCTCCACCGCCTCTGCCTACGGAACCATCACCCTCACGGCCACCGAAATCTCCGTCCGCGTCATAGAAGGCCAACTAGTCATCGAAAAGCTGATCCTCACCCGCGACAACACCGCCCACCCGATGGACTGGAAGGCCACCATCGACCCCACCCACCCCACCATCAAAAGGCTCTGA
- a CDS encoding M56 family metallopeptidase, which produces MIPVFLEATLRSLLVGLAVAAGLRLFRVRNVLAQKSAWGLVLISALAMPLLLPITAQWHILPDGAGLALPAHPMTLLQELQERILAKGAPPVKIAPPKLDVPQSDLPETEEAAASEPAASSAVETASPRSGDRQITQSDTQLTPHPQGVFHGQSSAYVTIQREPAPAPVRHLNLSPVALILTLYCAITGFLLFRLAVAVFTTIRLWQTATPVPANHLPSNAATLPLRASAKIASPITIGSAILLPSDYKTWEPEKLRIVLAHERSHIRQGDFYLQLLAGIYAALAWFSPLGWWLKHELAELAEAISDRAGIEEAASRASYAQILLEFAAAPRRISLGVAMARPGSLSRRIERLLNDKSFRQCFANSRRALVAVALVPLALFASTALVRVQAATGNQPLPPARAAVYALPVAPVAPQAQPAAIETASESTQPEPTSQPAPAIPAMSSAPAVLAFPAETKAPSAEPSPLMIAAASPAPMIHAAPMVMLAPRAPQEGGSNEAGSLSFDRTLSVSGDAHLEVNTGSGNIHITRGSGSQIQIHGRIHVHRDGSQEQARQIAANPPIEQSGQTIRVGQHQEHVRGISIDYTIEAPAGTFLAANSGSGDIVDEGVGHDAKLQTGSGDIRASGLQGRFNLMTGSGNITAEQTGEGDVIAQTGSGNIELKEIHGGFKGQTGSGDIKASGTPSSGWNLQTGSGSIELQTGNAPLTLDASTGSGTVKTDHEMVVQGGFDQHHIRGKLNGGGPTVRLETGSGDIQIH; this is translated from the coding sequence ATGATTCCCGTCTTCCTCGAAGCAACGCTGCGTTCGCTCCTCGTCGGATTGGCAGTCGCCGCAGGCCTGCGCCTCTTCCGGGTTCGCAACGTGCTGGCGCAAAAGTCCGCCTGGGGCCTGGTCCTGATCTCCGCGCTCGCCATGCCGCTTCTCCTGCCCATCACCGCGCAATGGCACATCCTCCCCGATGGAGCCGGCCTCGCCCTACCCGCCCATCCCATGACACTCCTCCAGGAACTGCAGGAACGCATCCTGGCCAAAGGCGCTCCCCCCGTCAAAATCGCGCCGCCCAAGCTCGACGTTCCGCAAAGCGACCTCCCGGAAACCGAAGAGGCTGCTGCATCCGAACCGGCTGCGTCGTCCGCCGTTGAAACGGCATCCCCCCGCAGTGGAGATCGCCAAATCACGCAATCGGATACGCAACTCACCCCCCACCCCCAGGGCGTATTCCACGGGCAATCAAGCGCATACGTAACCATCCAGCGGGAACCCGCCCCGGCGCCGGTCCGGCACCTCAATCTGTCTCCCGTCGCCCTTATCCTGACGCTCTATTGCGCAATCACGGGATTCCTCCTCTTCCGCCTCGCCGTCGCTGTCTTCACAACCATTCGCCTCTGGCAGACAGCCACCCCCGTCCCGGCGAATCACCTGCCATCCAACGCAGCGACGCTTCCCCTCCGCGCCAGCGCCAAGATCGCCTCCCCCATCACCATCGGCTCAGCCATCCTGCTGCCCAGCGACTACAAAACATGGGAGCCTGAGAAGCTGCGCATCGTCCTAGCTCATGAGCGCTCCCACATCCGTCAGGGAGACTTCTACCTGCAGTTGCTCGCCGGCATCTACGCCGCACTCGCCTGGTTCAGCCCCCTCGGTTGGTGGCTCAAGCACGAGCTCGCCGAACTGGCCGAGGCCATCAGCGACCGCGCCGGAATCGAGGAAGCCGCAAGCCGCGCATCCTACGCCCAAATCCTTCTCGAATTCGCGGCCGCGCCGCGCCGAATCTCTTTAGGAGTAGCCATGGCCCGTCCCGGAAGTCTCTCGCGCCGCATCGAGCGCCTGCTCAACGACAAGTCGTTCCGTCAGTGCTTCGCCAATAGCCGCCGCGCCCTTGTAGCGGTCGCGCTCGTGCCCCTCGCGCTGTTCGCCTCCACCGCGCTCGTCCGCGTACAGGCCGCAACCGGCAACCAGCCCCTCCCCCCGGCTCGCGCCGCAGTCTACGCACTACCGGTCGCGCCTGTCGCGCCGCAAGCCCAGCCTGCGGCCATCGAGACCGCCTCCGAATCAACCCAGCCCGAGCCCACGAGCCAGCCCGCCCCCGCGATCCCGGCGATGTCCTCGGCGCCCGCGGTTCTGGCGTTCCCTGCGGAGACCAAAGCTCCCAGCGCAGAACCCTCTCCCCTGATGATTGCTGCTGCTTCACCTGCGCCTATGATCCACGCCGCGCCCATGGTCATGCTGGCTCCGCGTGCTCCGCAGGAGGGTGGATCGAATGAAGCCGGCTCGCTGTCCTTTGACCGCACGCTCTCCGTCAGCGGCGACGCGCACCTCGAAGTGAACACCGGATCCGGCAATATCCACATCACGCGCGGCTCCGGCAGCCAGATTCAGATCCACGGCCGCATCCACGTGCATCGCGACGGCAGCCAGGAACAGGCCCGCCAAATCGCCGCCAATCCCCCCATCGAGCAGAGCGGACAGACCATTCGCGTCGGTCAGCATCAGGAGCACGTGCGCGGCATCAGCATCGACTACACAATCGAAGCGCCCGCCGGCACCTTCCTCGCCGCCAATTCCGGCTCCGGCGACATCGTCGATGAGGGAGTCGGGCATGACGCCAAGCTCCAGACCGGGTCCGGCGACATCCGCGCCTCCGGCTTGCAAGGACGATTTAACCTGATGACCGGTTCCGGCAACATCACAGCCGAACAAACCGGAGAAGGCGATGTAATCGCCCAAACCGGTTCCGGCAATATCGAGCTCAAGGAGATCCACGGCGGTTTCAAAGGACAAACCGGGTCCGGCGATATCAAGGCGAGCGGCACTCCCTCTTCCGGCTGGAACCTCCAAACCGGATCGGGCTCCATCGAACTACAGACCGGCAACGCTCCGCTCACGCTCGACGCCTCCACCGGCTCAGGCACGGTCAAGACCGATCACGAGATGGTGGTGCAGGGCGGGTTCGACCAGCATCACATCCGGGGCAAGCTGAACGGCGGCGGCCCCACCGTCCGCCTCGAAACCGGCTCCGGCGACATCCAGATCCACTGA
- a CDS encoding zinc-dependent alcohol dehydrogenase family protein — protein MKAYIVETPNGPFRQIEARRPEPSPNQVLVRIHASGVNPLDTKIRAGQAEHAKQPLPAVLGLDMAGIVEEIGSGVAGFRPGDEVFGMVGGVGGLQGTLAEYIAADADLLAHKPKSLSMRQAAALPLGAITAWEGLVDRAALQPGQTVLVHAGAGGVGYPAVQIAIALGAKVFTTVSEDKRPVLETLDVKAIDRHTPVEDYVREHTGGEGFEIVYDTVGGSVLDASFKAVKRYTGRVVSCLGWGTHSLAPLSFRCASYSGVFTLLPLLTGLNRAHHGDILRRVAEIADRNQLQPLLAQQHFGPGEIATAFDEVAKGSRGKVVLEH, from the coding sequence ATGAAGGCATACATCGTCGAGACACCCAACGGCCCCTTCCGCCAGATCGAAGCAAGGCGGCCCGAGCCGTCGCCCAACCAGGTTCTCGTCAGGATCCATGCCAGCGGAGTGAACCCGCTCGACACCAAGATTCGCGCTGGCCAAGCCGAACACGCCAAGCAGCCCCTCCCTGCCGTCCTGGGGCTCGACATGGCTGGCATCGTTGAGGAGATAGGCTCCGGTGTCGCCGGGTTTCGGCCCGGCGACGAGGTCTTCGGAATGGTCGGCGGAGTCGGCGGTCTGCAGGGAACGTTGGCCGAATACATTGCCGCCGACGCGGATCTGCTCGCCCACAAACCCAAGTCCCTTTCGATGCGCCAGGCTGCCGCGCTCCCTCTCGGCGCCATTACCGCATGGGAGGGCCTCGTCGATCGTGCCGCACTTCAACCCGGCCAAACCGTGCTGGTCCACGCCGGCGCTGGCGGTGTCGGATACCCAGCCGTGCAAATTGCGATCGCTCTCGGAGCGAAAGTGTTTACCACGGTATCCGAAGATAAGCGTCCGGTCCTTGAAACGTTAGACGTCAAGGCAATCGACCGCCATACGCCCGTTGAAGACTATGTACGCGAGCACACCGGTGGCGAAGGCTTTGAGATTGTCTACGACACCGTTGGTGGTTCAGTGCTCGACGCTTCCTTCAAGGCGGTCAAACGCTATACCGGACGCGTCGTTAGCTGCCTCGGCTGGGGAACGCACTCGCTTGCCCCACTCTCGTTCCGGTGCGCTTCTTACTCGGGAGTGTTCACCCTTCTGCCTCTCCTCACCGGCCTCAATCGCGCCCATCATGGAGACATCCTCAGACGGGTTGCCGAAATCGCCGATCGGAATCAGCTTCAGCCGCTTCTGGCACAACAGCACTTCGGACCCGGCGAAATCGCCACAGCGTTCGATGAAGTTGCGAAGGGCAGCAGAGGCAAGGTCGTCCTGGAGCATTGA
- a CDS encoding DinB family protein encodes MKRVLFLATVLLACAFPAHAQDATKKDAADKPAEPEMKVVLDSWNEIGRKLTAMAEDFPEDKYDFKATPAERSFAEQLLHAAGSTYYFTDTVMGRKLPEGDPKRDQYKTKADIVAFVKKSFADGAAAIQSQGEKGMMTEFVYFPHQKSRVLDIAYGIIEHSGEHYGQLVVYYRLAGLVPPESRSAK; translated from the coding sequence ATGAAGAGAGTCCTGTTTCTGGCTACTGTCCTGCTGGCATGCGCGTTTCCCGCGCATGCCCAGGACGCGACGAAGAAAGATGCAGCCGACAAACCTGCCGAACCGGAAATGAAAGTCGTGCTCGACTCGTGGAATGAGATTGGCCGCAAGCTGACGGCGATGGCCGAAGATTTTCCCGAGGACAAATATGACTTCAAGGCGACACCCGCTGAGCGGAGTTTCGCCGAGCAGTTGCTGCACGCGGCGGGTTCAACCTACTACTTCACCGATACGGTGATGGGGCGGAAGCTTCCTGAGGGGGATCCGAAGCGCGACCAGTACAAAACGAAGGCGGATATTGTCGCATTCGTAAAGAAGTCCTTTGCCGATGGAGCCGCCGCCATACAGTCGCAAGGTGAAAAAGGCATGATGACGGAGTTTGTCTATTTCCCTCATCAGAAATCGCGCGTTCTCGACATCGCATACGGGATCATCGAACATAGCGGTGAACATTACGGCCAGCTCGTTGTGTACTACCGGCTCGCAGGTCTTGTACCGCCGGAGTCGCGGAGCGCGAAGTAA
- a CDS encoding ArsR/SmtB family transcription factor, which translates to MDRLGTTFAALSDPTRRAMVERLSRGPASVHGLTEPFALSQQMISKHIAYLVRARLVTKTKRGRESICTLRPEAIKTVSDWAISYRQFWEESFDKLGEVLKRMKEEEVRDDKQRGE; encoded by the coding sequence GTGGATCGGTTGGGTACTACATTTGCGGCTTTGTCTGATCCGACTCGGCGGGCGATGGTGGAGAGGCTCTCGCGCGGGCCTGCCTCGGTGCACGGATTGACGGAGCCGTTTGCACTGTCGCAGCAGATGATCTCAAAACATATCGCCTACCTGGTGCGGGCGCGGCTTGTGACCAAGACCAAGCGCGGACGAGAGAGTATCTGCACGCTGAGGCCAGAGGCGATCAAGACGGTCAGCGACTGGGCGATCAGCTATCGCCAGTTCTGGGAAGAGAGTTTCGACAAGCTGGGCGAAGTTTTGAAACGGATGAAAGAAGAGGAGGTCAGAGATGACAAGCAGCGCGGTGAATGA